The Procambarus clarkii isolate CNS0578487 chromosome 66, FALCON_Pclarkii_2.0, whole genome shotgun sequence genome has a window encoding:
- the LOC138355262 gene encoding uncharacterized protein PF3D7_1409500-like, with amino-acid sequence MGFGVEGGKWKAVAQDGNGAREWVFVGNGELDKHHRTHVNKKVRTHVNKKVRTHVNKKVRTHVNKKVRTHVNKKVRTHVNQKVRTHVNQKARTHVNKKVRTHVNKKVRTHVNKKVRTHVNQKVRTHVNKKVRTHVNKKVRTHVNQKVRTHVNKKVRTHVNRKARTHVNKKVRTHVNRKVRTHVNKKVRTHVNRKVRTHVNKKVRTHVNRKDRTHVNKKVRTHVNRKDRTHVNRKVQTHVKKKVRTHSNTTIEHT; translated from the exons atgggttttggggtagaaggggGTAAGTGGAAGGCGGTGgctcaggatgggaatggggcaaGAGAATGGGTGTTTGTAGGAAatggagag CTAGACAAACACCACCGAACACACGTCAACAAGAAGGTCCGAACACATGTCAACAAGAAGGTCCGAACACACGTCAACAAGAAGGTCCGAACACACGTCAACAAGAAGGTCCGAACACACGTCAACAAGAAGGTCCGAACACACGTCAACCAGAAGGTCCGAACACACGTCAACCAGAAGGCACGAACACACGTCAACAAGAAGGTCCGAACACATGTCAACAAGAAGGTCCGAACACATGTCAACAAGAAGGTCCGAACACACGTCAACCAGAAGGTCCGAACACACGTCAACAAGAAGGTCCGAACACACGTCAACAAGAAGGTCCGAACACACGTCAACCAGAAGGTCCGAACACACGTCAACAAGAAGGTCCGAACACACGTCAACAGGAAGGCCCGAACACACGTCAACAAGAAGGTCCGAACACACGTCAACAGGAAGGTCCGAACACACGTCAACAAGAAGGTCCGAACACACGTCAACAGGAAGGTCCGAACACACGTCAACAAGAAGGTCCGAACACACGTCAACAGAAAGGACCGAACACACGTCAACAAGAAGGTCCGAACACACGTCAACAGGAAGGACCGAACACACGTCAACAGGAAGGTCCAAACACACGTCAAGAAGAAGGTCCGAACACACTCGAACACGACAATCGAACACACGTAA